One segment of Candidatus Hydrogenedentota bacterium DNA contains the following:
- a CDS encoding 2-oxoacid:acceptor oxidoreductase family protein, whose amino-acid sequence MKERHQSMSKPKYPGMRITTNGNQLVSYHTETRVTDGGIFYPITASTEMGELYQQSYAEGKLNVFGRQKIAIECEGEHAAQGGAIAYSVTGRRTVNFTSGQGIVYAIEQYYHAPGKLSTMVIEVAARALTKHALNVHCGHDDIYAALDVGWIMLFGKDAQQAADQALIIRKVTELSLTPGINIQDGFLTSHLERTFLKHESDLIREFLGSPDDMIDCPTEAQRVLFGPKRLRVPKVIDLKHPAMIGPVQNQEHYMNGVAARRNNFIEPILGFLEKAYKEFGELTGRHYGLISEYKTEDADTVYISMGSAAENIEAACDHLRATRGAKVGSIHLNVIRPFPEAALVNAVKGKKQIIVLERTDEPLASDNPIARDLRTALSKARQNYDGLAYAGIPAIEEMPHIACGIYGLGSRDFRPEDIIGAYEYTQGEIKRQDGKSLADGESFFTLGIEHPYNVRSAETPSLLPEKSIAVRLHSIGGWGMITTGKNLAEIIGEIGTHVADRDGVKDELGQPGEVIHISANPKYGSEKKGSPTSYFLVAAPERVRVNCDLRHVSVVLCCDPRAFTHINPIEGIAEGGTLVWESDETPEKAWTRIPKKYRQQIVDKKINVFILPGFQIAKEATDRHDLQLRMQGNAFLGAFFKVSPLLSQFGISEELFRELVLAQYNKKFGRFGEAVVQSNMQVMIQGGERLQRVEYGEIAAIDASSMRGVALEAIGGCGTRCGCETPAAQPERVPMYKLKTFDDEFRAGLGYDQPASPLSSVGIMAAGTGATASKYGARRETPRWIPENCTQCMECIAACPDTALPNTAQDLSTILSTAINHYISDKEGREKLLAALPALDSAVRAKMLENAKSDSPPSYVELVMDEVDLQGYATGQTRTELHAVLSKVPVAYSKVNAVFASREKKETGAGGMFSIFVSDLCKGCGECVTECGDHNALVMVPDNEEVNSGITSAQNFFDLLPETPNKYLGLYDAETPEQSRQAALRNHFMVRKNYEALVSGDGACAGCGEKSVLHALASVTEAYMRPLYHNKARRLRKKADELEKNGIAQLQAWAKDAPQSHAIMKRSVAHIILGLGGETDEDTLARLEAHGPISDAEVIEAMVATLRQTAFNHDSLQALDGRLSNGMSVMAMGAHTGCNTVYGSTPPNNPHPYPWMNSLFQDGATISWLMGESFMIENARFSITPERMADHLLGGAVMTEQDYFNYTHFTDTLMTDQEIAELPKVWCVGGDGGMGDIGYQNVSKVIVQNRPNVKCLMLDTQVYSNTGGQNSDASPMTGGFDMNQFGKASQGKLIEMKNIAESFTSGHGSPYIAQVSMADEPKFYKCLLDGLTYRGTAFFLAYTTCQPEHGVADDMATQQAKMVRDSRGLPEFTFNPALGETYGEALSVKGNRNQERDWMEATYTATKEKYNYTVAHWAATEARFRQHIKKASEEEIQGMVLLDNLILCMDQTDVINRRYLDPNHRAFVPDFGAFVKVEGANGKIIPMKLSRQMVLFNVERRKAWRMLQSKAGQENKDYQKQREILKQLDAGKITREDVWARGYGALEAAAAK is encoded by the coding sequence ATGAAGGAAAGGCACCAGTCCATGTCGAAACCCAAGTATCCGGGCATGCGTATCACCACCAACGGGAATCAGCTTGTTTCGTACCATACCGAGACCCGCGTGACCGATGGCGGTATCTTCTACCCGATTACGGCCTCCACGGAAATGGGCGAGCTCTATCAGCAGTCCTACGCCGAGGGCAAGCTGAACGTGTTTGGCCGGCAGAAGATCGCCATCGAGTGCGAAGGCGAACACGCGGCCCAGGGCGGCGCCATCGCCTATTCGGTAACCGGTCGCCGCACGGTGAACTTCACCAGCGGCCAGGGCATCGTATACGCCATCGAGCAGTACTACCATGCGCCCGGCAAGCTTTCCACCATGGTAATCGAAGTGGCCGCCCGCGCGCTCACCAAGCACGCCCTCAACGTCCACTGCGGTCACGACGACATCTACGCCGCCCTCGACGTGGGCTGGATCATGCTCTTCGGCAAGGACGCGCAGCAGGCCGCGGACCAGGCCCTGATCATCCGCAAGGTGACCGAACTGTCGCTGACACCCGGCATCAACATCCAGGACGGCTTCCTGACCTCCCATCTGGAGCGGACCTTCCTGAAGCACGAGTCGGACCTGATCCGCGAATTCCTCGGCTCACCCGATGACATGATTGACTGCCCCACCGAGGCCCAGCGGGTACTCTTCGGGCCGAAGCGCCTGCGCGTGCCCAAAGTGATCGACCTGAAGCACCCGGCCATGATCGGGCCCGTGCAGAACCAGGAACACTACATGAACGGCGTGGCCGCGCGCCGGAACAATTTCATTGAGCCGATCCTGGGCTTCCTGGAGAAGGCTTACAAGGAATTTGGCGAGCTCACCGGCCGCCACTACGGGCTGATCTCCGAGTACAAGACGGAAGATGCGGACACCGTGTACATCTCCATGGGTTCTGCGGCGGAGAACATTGAAGCCGCCTGCGACCATCTCCGGGCCACGCGCGGCGCGAAGGTGGGCTCGATCCATCTCAACGTGATCCGTCCCTTCCCCGAGGCCGCCCTGGTAAACGCGGTCAAGGGCAAGAAGCAGATAATCGTGCTGGAGCGCACCGACGAGCCCCTGGCGAGCGACAATCCCATCGCGCGCGACCTGCGCACCGCCCTCAGCAAGGCCCGCCAGAACTACGACGGACTGGCCTATGCCGGTATCCCCGCGATTGAGGAGATGCCCCACATTGCCTGCGGCATCTATGGCCTCGGGTCGCGCGATTTCCGACCCGAAGACATCATCGGCGCGTATGAGTACACCCAGGGCGAGATCAAGCGTCAGGATGGCAAGTCCCTGGCCGATGGCGAGTCCTTCTTCACGCTGGGCATCGAACACCCCTACAATGTTCGCTCGGCGGAAACGCCTTCGCTTCTCCCCGAGAAGTCCATCGCCGTGCGTCTCCACTCCATCGGCGGTTGGGGCATGATCACCACGGGCAAGAACCTGGCCGAGATTATCGGCGAGATTGGTACCCATGTGGCCGACCGCGATGGCGTGAAAGATGAGCTGGGCCAGCCCGGCGAAGTGATTCATATCAGCGCAAACCCGAAGTACGGCTCCGAGAAGAAGGGTTCGCCCACTTCGTACTTCCTGGTGGCGGCCCCCGAGCGCGTGCGCGTGAATTGCGATCTGCGCCACGTGAGCGTGGTGCTCTGCTGCGACCCGCGGGCCTTCACCCACATCAACCCCATAGAAGGCATCGCCGAAGGCGGCACCCTCGTGTGGGAATCGGATGAGACGCCCGAGAAGGCGTGGACCCGCATCCCCAAGAAGTATCGCCAGCAGATCGTGGACAAGAAAATTAACGTCTTCATCCTGCCGGGCTTTCAGATCGCCAAGGAGGCGACGGACCGTCACGATCTTCAACTGCGCATGCAGGGCAACGCCTTCCTGGGCGCTTTCTTCAAGGTTTCCCCGCTCCTTTCCCAGTTCGGCATTTCGGAAGAACTGTTCCGCGAACTGGTGCTGGCCCAGTACAACAAGAAGTTCGGTCGCTTCGGCGAAGCCGTCGTACAATCCAACATGCAGGTAATGATCCAGGGCGGTGAACGCCTTCAGCGCGTGGAATACGGCGAGATCGCCGCTATCGACGCCTCCAGCATGCGCGGTGTGGCGCTGGAAGCCATCGGCGGTTGCGGCACACGCTGCGGATGCGAGACGCCCGCGGCACAGCCCGAGCGCGTGCCCATGTACAAGCTGAAAACCTTTGACGATGAGTTCCGCGCCGGTCTGGGCTATGACCAGCCCGCATCGCCCCTCTCTTCGGTCGGCATCATGGCGGCCGGCACCGGTGCGACCGCGTCCAAGTATGGCGCGCGCCGCGAGACGCCCCGGTGGATTCCCGAGAACTGCACCCAGTGCATGGAGTGCATCGCGGCCTGTCCGGATACCGCCCTGCCCAACACGGCCCAGGATCTCTCCACGATTCTGAGCACGGCCATCAATCACTACATCAGCGACAAGGAGGGCCGCGAGAAGCTGCTGGCCGCCCTGCCCGCGCTGGATTCGGCCGTCCGCGCGAAAATGCTGGAAAACGCCAAGAGCGACAGCCCGCCTTCCTATGTGGAACTGGTGATGGACGAGGTAGACCTGCAGGGCTACGCCACGGGCCAGACCCGGACGGAACTGCACGCGGTGCTGAGCAAGGTGCCGGTGGCCTATTCCAAGGTAAACGCCGTGTTCGCCAGCCGCGAGAAGAAAGAGACCGGCGCCGGCGGCATGTTCTCCATCTTCGTTTCCGATCTTTGCAAGGGTTGCGGCGAGTGCGTCACCGAGTGCGGCGACCATAACGCGCTGGTGATGGTGCCGGACAATGAAGAAGTGAATTCCGGTATCACCTCGGCACAGAATTTCTTCGACCTCCTGCCCGAGACGCCCAACAAGTACCTCGGCCTGTACGATGCGGAAACGCCCGAGCAGTCGCGCCAGGCCGCCCTGCGCAATCATTTCATGGTGCGCAAGAACTACGAGGCGCTGGTTTCCGGCGATGGCGCCTGCGCCGGCTGCGGCGAGAAGTCCGTGCTCCACGCGCTGGCTTCCGTGACCGAGGCCTACATGCGCCCCCTCTATCACAACAAGGCTCGCCGTCTGCGCAAGAAGGCCGACGAACTGGAGAAAAATGGTATCGCCCAGCTTCAGGCCTGGGCGAAGGACGCGCCCCAGTCCCACGCCATCATGAAGCGCTCCGTGGCCCACATTATTCTGGGGCTGGGCGGCGAAACCGACGAAGATACCCTCGCGCGCCTGGAGGCCCATGGTCCCATCAGCGATGCGGAAGTGATCGAGGCCATGGTGGCCACGCTCCGCCAGACCGCCTTCAACCACGACAGCCTTCAGGCCCTCGACGGCCGCCTGTCCAACGGCATGTCCGTCATGGCCATGGGCGCGCACACGGGATGCAATACCGTGTACGGCTCTACCCCGCCGAACAATCCCCACCCCTATCCCTGGATGAATTCCCTCTTCCAGGACGGCGCCACGATCAGTTGGCTCATGGGCGAGAGCTTCATGATTGAAAACGCGCGCTTCTCCATCACGCCCGAGCGCATGGCCGACCACCTGCTGGGCGGCGCGGTGATGACGGAGCAGGACTACTTCAACTACACCCACTTCACCGATACGCTGATGACCGATCAGGAAATCGCCGAACTGCCCAAGGTCTGGTGCGTCGGCGGCGATGGCGGCATGGGCGACATCGGCTACCAGAACGTGTCCAAGGTTATCGTGCAGAACCGGCCCAACGTGAAGTGCCTGATGCTGGACACCCAGGTGTATTCCAACACCGGCGGCCAGAACTCGGACGCGTCTCCCATGACCGGCGGCTTCGACATGAATCAGTTTGGCAAGGCCTCTCAGGGCAAGCTGATCGAAATGAAGAACATCGCCGAGTCCTTCACCAGCGGCCACGGTTCGCCCTACATCGCCCAGGTGTCCATGGCGGACGAGCCCAAGTTCTACAAGTGCCTGCTGGACGGCCTCACCTACCGCGGCACGGCCTTCTTCCTGGCCTACACCACCTGCCAGCCGGAACACGGCGTGGCGGACGACATGGCCACGCAGCAGGCGAAGATGGTCCGCGATTCCCGCGGCCTGCCCGAATTCACCTTCAATCCGGCCCTGGGCGAGACCTATGGCGAGGCCCTGAGTGTAAAGGGCAACCGCAACCAGGAGCGGGACTGGATGGAGGCGACCTACACCGCCACCAAGGAAAAGTACAACTATACCGTGGCCCACTGGGCCGCGACGGAAGCCCGCTTCCGCCAGCACATCAAAAAGGCGTCGGAAGAGGAAATCCAGGGCATGGTATTGCTGGATAACTTGATACTGTGCATGGATCAGACGGACGTCATCAACCGCCGCTACCTGGATCCGAATCACCGCGCCTTCGTGCCCGATTTCGGCGCCTTCGTCAAGGTGGAAGGGGCCAACGGCAAGATCATCCCCATGAAGTTGTCCCGTCAGATGGTCCTCTTCAACGTCGAACGCCGCAAGGCCTGGCGCATGCTTCAGAGCAAGGCGGGCCAGGAGAACAAGGACTATCAGAAGCAGCGCGAAATCCTGAAACAACTCGACGCGGGCAAGATCACCCGCGAAGACGTCTGGGCCAGGGGCTATGGCGCGCTGGAAGCCGCCGCCGCGAAATAA
- a CDS encoding addiction module protein, translating into MTIDQLKSEIGKIGLADRLLLVEDVWDSIADENESLPMPEWHRRELDR; encoded by the coding sequence ATGACCATCGATCAACTGAAAAGCGAAATTGGGAAAATCGGACTCGCCGACAGACTGTTACTTGTCGAAGATGTTTGGGATTCTATCGCGGACGAGAATGAGTCGCTTCCGATGCCAGAATGGCACCGAAGAGAACTCGATCGCTGA
- a CDS encoding PQQ-dependent sugar dehydrogenase yields MKSATALLSLTAAAFVTAGAAFAADLPLDKIKLPEGFTISVYADTVPGARFMAQGDNGTLFVGTRGQKTVYALVDTDGDKKVDQTHTITDGLESPNGVLFHNGSLYVGEVNRILRYDNIEANLASIPAPVVVTDALPAEAAHGSKDLSIGPDGRMYFGIGAPCDHCDPTVDFNDPRLGTITSMNLDGSDIQPYVMGVRNSVGLAWSPENGTLYFTDNGRDKLGDDRPDCELNRVTQPGQHFGNPYIHGGDVPDPENGKGKNPDDYVKPVQKLGAHVTPLGLNFYTGDQFPKAYKNRLFIALKGSTDRTIKIGYAIKTVTLDKDGNVKKYEDFATGWVQREEAWDRPVDVIVTNDGALFVSGEQAGVIYRIAYAK; encoded by the coding sequence ATGAAATCCGCCACCGCCCTGCTTTCCCTCACCGCCGCCGCCTTCGTCACGGCCGGCGCCGCCTTTGCCGCAGACCTCCCGCTGGACAAGATCAAGCTGCCGGAGGGCTTCACCATCAGCGTCTACGCCGACACCGTGCCCGGTGCGCGCTTCATGGCACAGGGCGATAATGGTACCCTCTTCGTCGGCACCCGCGGCCAGAAGACGGTCTACGCGCTGGTTGATACCGATGGCGACAAGAAGGTGGACCAGACCCACACCATCACCGACGGGTTGGAGAGTCCGAACGGCGTGCTCTTTCACAACGGATCACTCTATGTTGGCGAGGTCAATCGCATCCTCCGCTATGACAACATAGAGGCCAACCTCGCGTCGATTCCCGCGCCCGTGGTCGTGACGGACGCCCTGCCCGCTGAAGCGGCCCACGGTTCCAAGGATCTCTCCATCGGCCCGGACGGACGCATGTACTTCGGTATCGGCGCGCCCTGCGACCACTGCGATCCCACCGTCGATTTCAACGACCCGCGCCTGGGCACCATCACCTCCATGAACCTCGACGGCTCCGACATCCAGCCCTACGTCATGGGCGTGCGCAATTCCGTGGGCCTCGCGTGGAGCCCGGAAAACGGCACGCTCTACTTCACCGACAACGGCCGCGACAAACTCGGCGATGACCGGCCCGACTGCGAACTCAATCGCGTCACCCAGCCCGGCCAGCACTTCGGCAACCCCTACATCCACGGCGGCGACGTGCCCGATCCGGAAAATGGCAAGGGCAAGAATCCCGACGACTACGTGAAGCCCGTCCAGAAGCTCGGCGCCCACGTTACGCCCCTCGGCCTCAATTTCTACACCGGCGACCAGTTTCCAAAGGCGTACAAGAACCGTCTCTTCATCGCCCTCAAAGGCTCCACCGACCGCACCATCAAGATCGGCTACGCCATCAAGACCGTGACCCTCGATAAAGACGGCAATGTGAAGAAATACGAAGACTTCGCCACCGGCTGGGTCCAGCGCGAAGAAGCCTGGGACCGTCCGGTCGACGTGATCGTGACCAACGACGGCGCCCTCTTCGTCTCCGGCGAACAGGCCGGCGTGATCTACCGCATCGCCTACGCGAAATAA
- a CDS encoding type II toxin-antitoxin system VapC family toxin has translation MKPTVYVETSVISYLAARPSRDLVVAARQAITRDWWENQRRRFELRISTLVEEEISDGDALAAARRLSWVSDIPSLSITDEANLIARLLISKGTVPAGSEEDALHIGIAASQGAEYLLTWNFRHMNNAETKDAIASIIRLNGYECPRLCSPEELGGKNDVSRPDC, from the coding sequence ATGAAGCCCACGGTCTACGTCGAGACATCAGTCATCAGCTACCTCGCGGCAAGGCCGAGTCGGGATTTGGTAGTTGCCGCACGGCAGGCGATAACGCGGGACTGGTGGGAGAATCAACGACGAAGATTCGAGTTGCGCATCTCGACGCTTGTGGAGGAGGAAATTTCAGACGGAGACGCTCTGGCTGCCGCGAGGCGTTTGTCCTGGGTTTCGGATATTCCCAGCCTTTCCATCACAGATGAGGCAAATTTGATTGCCCGGCTCCTGATTTCAAAAGGAACGGTACCGGCGGGAAGCGAGGAAGATGCGCTGCATATCGGCATTGCTGCGTCGCAAGGCGCTGAGTACTTGCTGACATGGAACTTTCGCCACATGAACAATGCTGAGACGAAAGACGCCATTGCGAGTATAATCAGATTGAATGGCTACGAATGTCCGCGGCTGTGTTCGCCCGAAGAGCTTGGAGGTAAAAACGATGTTTCCAGACCCGATTGTTGA
- a CDS encoding terpene cyclase/mutase family protein has protein sequence MARTLVFATLLAGLCISPPALNGKVSSNSGASAQTVQQTVTRATAYLRTESAAWLSSRTCAACHHIPMALWALSEADRRGYEVDKQFITDTTETALGSVEKLMAVGLQANPANPPDPRPMAAGVNIGAAFMAAVGSSLLPLEPGQRDTVTFIADDIVKKQRGDGSWEFFLSRSPVNESQTTDAVWIIMALQADNRPGALDSRRGAIEKASAWLANASPPDNLQDKALGLLLASRAGKSRAEMQTPIDEILALQLEDGGWGQKADMPSDAFATGEVLYVLSLAGYTPADAPIQRGIDFLVTTQAEDGSWLMTSRATPDGSPGSSKLLTPITCAGAAWATLGLASLVPNGP, from the coding sequence ATGGCTCGCACGTTGGTCTTCGCAACGCTGCTCGCTGGACTTTGCATTTCGCCCCCGGCACTCAACGGCAAAGTCTCCTCCAACTCCGGCGCATCGGCCCAGACCGTCCAGCAGACCGTAACGCGCGCCACTGCATACTTGCGAACCGAAAGCGCGGCCTGGCTGAGCTCACGCACCTGCGCCGCCTGCCACCACATTCCCATGGCCCTTTGGGCGCTGAGCGAAGCGGACCGGCGGGGCTATGAAGTCGATAAGCAATTCATTACTGATACCACCGAAACCGCGCTGGGCAGCGTGGAAAAACTGATGGCCGTGGGATTGCAAGCGAATCCGGCCAATCCGCCCGACCCGCGCCCGATGGCGGCGGGCGTGAACATCGGTGCCGCCTTCATGGCCGCCGTAGGGTCATCGCTGCTACCGCTGGAACCGGGCCAGAGAGACACCGTCACTTTCATCGCCGACGACATCGTCAAGAAGCAGCGCGGGGACGGCTCCTGGGAGTTCTTTCTCAGCCGCTCACCGGTCAACGAAAGCCAGACGACGGATGCGGTCTGGATCATCATGGCGTTGCAGGCCGATAATCGACCTGGCGCGCTGGATTCGCGCCGTGGGGCCATCGAAAAAGCTTCGGCGTGGTTGGCGAACGCATCGCCGCCCGATAATCTCCAGGACAAGGCCCTGGGGCTGCTCCTGGCCAGTCGCGCGGGCAAATCGCGCGCCGAGATGCAAACGCCCATCGACGAAATCCTCGCTCTCCAACTGGAAGACGGTGGTTGGGGCCAGAAAGCAGACATGCCCAGCGACGCCTTCGCCACAGGCGAGGTCTTGTACGTGCTCTCCCTCGCCGGGTATACGCCTGCCGACGCCCCCATACAACGCGGCATAGATTTCCTCGTCACGACGCAAGCGGAGGACGGCAGTTGGCTGATGACTTCACGCGCCACGCCCGACGGCAGCCCGGGGAGTTCGAAGCTGTTGACGCCGATCACCTGCGCCGGTGCGGCATGGGCTACGTTGGGATTGGCGAGTTTGGTGCCGAATGGGCCGTGA
- a CDS encoding DUF1295 domain-containing protein codes for MFITTALALLVFALLLWGLSLLMRNASIIDCFWGLGFILVCTVGLRLYDPPTPHQVLLAGMVFLWGARLSLYLTWRNWGQPEDYRYKAMRDHHGPAFAWKSLFTVFLLQGFLTWFISLPLQVAIASESPVPWDGLALVGVVIFLAGLTFESIGDWELARFKAKPENKGKVMDQGLWRYTRHPNYFGDALLWWGLFITALPAPNVIYTVLSPIVMTLLLMKVSGVPLLEKRMAETRPKYAEYVRKTPAFFPGRPRD; via the coding sequence ATGTTCATAACCACTGCCCTGGCCCTGCTCGTCTTCGCCCTCCTGCTCTGGGGGCTCAGCCTGCTGATGCGCAACGCCAGCATCATCGACTGCTTCTGGGGCCTCGGCTTCATCCTCGTATGCACCGTCGGACTGCGCCTCTACGACCCGCCCACCCCGCACCAGGTCCTGCTCGCGGGCATGGTTTTCCTCTGGGGCGCGCGCCTCTCCCTTTACCTCACGTGGCGCAACTGGGGCCAGCCGGAGGACTACCGCTACAAGGCCATGCGCGATCACCACGGACCCGCCTTCGCGTGGAAAAGCCTCTTCACCGTGTTCCTGTTGCAGGGCTTCCTCACATGGTTTATCTCCCTGCCGCTGCAGGTCGCAATCGCGTCGGAATCGCCCGTGCCCTGGGATGGCCTGGCACTGGTCGGCGTGGTGATTTTTCTCGCGGGCCTGACCTTCGAAAGCATCGGGGACTGGGAGCTTGCGCGCTTCAAAGCGAAGCCGGAGAACAAGGGCAAGGTCATGGATCAGGGACTCTGGCGCTACACCCGCCACCCGAACTACTTCGGTGACGCCCTACTCTGGTGGGGCCTCTTCATCACCGCCCTCCCCGCGCCCAACGTGATCTACACCGTGCTAAGTCCCATCGTGATGACGCTGCTGCTCATGAAGGTCTCCGGCGTGCCCCTGCTGGAAAAGCGCATGGCCGAGACGCGACCAAAATACGCGGAGTATGTGCGGAAGACACCCGCGTTTTTTCCTGGGCGGCCGAGGGACTAG
- a CDS encoding DUF1559 domain-containing protein yields MSTIKLNELTDTTAVNEQEAAQVKGGPIYMQYEGIKGDVSVQSKHIGGVNVALGDGSVRF; encoded by the coding sequence ATGAGCACCATTAAACTGAACGAATTGACCGACACAACCGCCGTAAACGAGCAGGAAGCTGCCCAGGTGAAAGGTGGCCCGATTTACATGCAGTACGAAGGCATCAAAGGCGATGTCTCCGTCCAGAGCAAGCACATCGGCGGCGTCAACGTGGCCCTTGGCGACGGCTCCGTTCGATTCTAA
- a CDS encoding DUF4838 domain-containing protein, translating to MKSLFVLPIRLCPMAFAALALTLPVFAQVSIVSEGRATAAIVTAMQPTPTTQYAVKELTEHVEKATGVRLAVVTEAAIPETLHTRVFIGDTETGRRLGIEPDQLPRETYLIRSVGNDLFIAGRDAGGDPMSDSNPDSGTLFGVYELLERFVGVRWLWPGELGTYVPGTATIAFSAVNETKAPALQFRRFYLSHIHSVINGQPIDADNARVGFSVEGAAAYAKALEVLLRRHRMGGMDIKPPTGHYFHGWWKRYGKEHPEWFALRTDGTRGHPDPDYDNTPMCESNEELQDFAIDQWDGQGVLVLGPVDRPGRCTCANCRAWDGPQPVNPPWFASYHYGADPRSEGLYGGATSDRMARFWKIMQEKARKKNPNAQVSISFIYENEFTAPVTGVTLNRDFYGEFVQWQDPHLRYFPMPDEAVEWLKEQWLGWRATGIRMGYRPNYLHDGYVMPHFETRQEGEFFKFAVEHGMEGASFDSLTGQWAAQLPRLYMHLRLFEKPELELEAMRAEFLAAFGPAADAIDRYYQYWENYATENTLPFTELYREVERRYANYVKRAHHMFPPESFAPAEALLEEALAATTSLPDTQFAERVRFVQLGLEHAKLASRLAAVYDGEESLPPEKVGEGLAALEALVAFRKAHELSFFSDLFHATAYWERPRMNLDELIKQ from the coding sequence ATGAAGTCATTATTTGTGTTGCCCATTCGTTTGTGCCCGATGGCGTTCGCCGCGCTTGCACTGACCCTTCCCGTTTTCGCCCAGGTTTCGATTGTGAGCGAGGGCAGGGCTACAGCCGCCATCGTCACCGCCATGCAGCCCACACCCACCACGCAGTATGCCGTGAAGGAACTCACGGAGCATGTGGAGAAGGCCACGGGGGTCCGGCTGGCGGTGGTCACGGAAGCGGCAATTCCGGAGACGCTGCACACCCGCGTCTTCATTGGCGATACGGAGACGGGACGACGACTGGGTATCGAGCCTGACCAGTTGCCCCGTGAAACGTACCTGATCCGTTCCGTGGGCAATGACCTGTTCATCGCGGGGCGCGACGCGGGCGGCGATCCAATGTCCGACAGCAATCCCGATTCGGGGACGCTCTTCGGCGTTTACGAGTTGCTGGAGCGCTTCGTCGGCGTACGCTGGCTCTGGCCCGGTGAACTGGGGACTTATGTGCCGGGAACCGCGACCATCGCTTTCTCGGCCGTGAACGAGACCAAAGCGCCTGCGCTCCAGTTTCGCCGTTTCTATCTGTCGCATATCCATTCGGTCATCAACGGTCAACCCATCGACGCGGACAATGCGCGCGTGGGCTTCAGTGTGGAAGGCGCGGCGGCCTACGCGAAAGCGCTGGAGGTGCTGCTGCGCCGGCACCGCATGGGCGGGATGGACATCAAGCCGCCGACCGGCCACTATTTCCACGGTTGGTGGAAGCGCTATGGCAAGGAGCACCCGGAGTGGTTCGCGCTGCGCACCGACGGCACCCGAGGCCACCCTGACCCCGACTACGACAACACGCCGATGTGCGAATCGAACGAGGAATTGCAGGACTTCGCGATTGACCAGTGGGACGGCCAGGGCGTGCTGGTGCTGGGCCCGGTGGACCGTCCAGGCCGCTGCACCTGTGCGAATTGTCGCGCGTGGGACGGCCCTCAGCCCGTGAATCCGCCGTGGTTTGCCTCCTACCACTATGGCGCGGACCCGCGCAGCGAGGGACTGTATGGCGGGGCGACCTCGGACCGCATGGCGCGCTTCTGGAAAATCATGCAGGAAAAAGCCCGCAAGAAGAACCCCAACGCGCAGGTGTCGATTTCCTTTATCTATGAGAACGAATTCACTGCGCCGGTGACGGGCGTCACGCTCAATCGGGATTTCTACGGCGAATTCGTGCAATGGCAGGACCCGCACCTGCGCTATTTTCCCATGCCGGACGAGGCCGTGGAATGGCTCAAGGAACAGTGGCTCGGATGGCGCGCGACGGGCATCCGGATGGGCTACCGCCCCAACTACCTGCACGACGGCTACGTGATGCCCCACTTCGAGACCCGACAGGAAGGCGAGTTCTTCAAGTTTGCCGTCGAGCACGGTATGGAAGGCGCCTCCTTTGATTCCCTGACGGGTCAGTGGGCTGCGCAACTGCCGCGCCTGTACATGCATTTGCGACTTTTCGAGAAACCGGAACTGGAGCTGGAGGCCATGCGCGCGGAGTTCCTCGCCGCCTTCGGCCCCGCGGCGGACGCCATCGACCGCTATTACCAGTACTGGGAAAACTACGCTACGGAAAACACCCTCCCCTTTACGGAGCTGTATCGGGAAGTCGAACGGCGCTACGCCAACTACGTGAAACGCGCCCACCATATGTTTCCGCCGGAATCTTTTGCCCCGGCGGAGGCGCTGCTGGAGGAGGCTCTGGCCGCAACGACGAGCCTGCCCGACACCCAGTTTGCCGAGCGGGTCCGCTTCGTCCAGCTTGGTCTCGAACACGCCAAACTTGCCTCGCGCCTGGCCGCAGTTTACGACGGAGAAGAATCACTGCCACCGGAGAAGGTGGGCGAAGGCTTGGCGGCGCTTGAGGCGCTGGTGGCCTTCCGAAAGGCCCATGAGCTCAGCTTCTTCTCGGATCTCTTCCACGCCACCGCGTACTGGGAACGCCCGCGCATGAACCTGGATGAGCTGATTAAGCAATGA
- a CDS encoding Dabb family protein, with product MKNLLVVSCIALVACVAGSVLRASAVEEKAPMKVLRHIVMFKFSSEEAAKEVSAAFVKLEEEIDQIKGFEWGTNVSKENLDKGLTHAFTLTFHSQEDLDAYIVHEAHKNFAGNLGNKVTDVCVFDYWAE from the coding sequence ATGAAAAACCTGCTTGTCGTATCGTGTATTGCCCTGGTGGCCTGCGTCGCGGGCTCCGTACTGCGCGCCAGCGCCGTGGAAGAGAAAGCACCCATGAAAGTATTGCGCCACATCGTCATGTTCAAGTTTTCCAGCGAAGAAGCGGCCAAAGAAGTTTCCGCCGCTTTTGTGAAGCTGGAAGAAGAGATCGACCAGATCAAGGGCTTCGAATGGGGCACGAACGTGAGCAAGGAAAACCTGGACAAGGGCCTCACCCACGCCTTCACCCTGACTTTCCACAGCCAGGAAGACTTGGACGCCTACATCGTCCACGAAGCGCACAAGAACTTCGCCGGGAACCTGGGCAACAAGGTGACCGACGTTTGCGTGTTTGACTACTGGGCGGAATAA